A region from the Sutcliffiella horikoshii genome encodes:
- the leuS gene encoding leucine--tRNA ligase, translating into MSFQHQSIEQKWQKYWEENKTFKTHEEKGKEKFYALDMFPYPSGAGLHVGHPEGYTATDILSRMKRMQGQNVLHPMGWDAFGLPAEQYALDTGNDPAEFTEQNINTFRRQIKSLGFSYDWDREVNTTDPEYYKWTQWIFLKLYEKGLAYVDEVPVNWCPALGTVLANEEVIDGKSERGGHPVERRPMRQWILRITEYADRLLEDLNELDWPESLKDMQRNWIGRSEGANVHFSIDGTDENFTVFTTRPDTLFGATYAVLAPEHPLVKKITTDEQRDAVEAYITKVQSKSDLERTELSKEKSGEFTGAFAVNPANGEKLPIWIADYVLMSYGTGAIMAVPAHDERDWEFATKFDLPIVEVVAGGDVSKEAYTGDGEHVNSDFLNGLGKEEAISNMIEWLAANEKGEKKVSYRLRDWLFSRQRYWGEPIPIIHWEDGTTTAVPEDQLPLVLPKTTEIRPSGTGESPLAAIEDWVNVVDPETGKKGRRETNTMPQWGGSCWYYLRYIDPKNSEQLADPEKLKEWLPVDIYIGGAEHAVLHLLYARFWHKFLYDIGVVPTKEPFQKLFNQGMILGENNEKMSKSKGNVVNPDHIVESHGADTLRLYEMFMGPLEASIAWSTNGLDGSRRFLDRVWRLFVEENGKLSSKVAEVTEEDTLEKTYHATVKKVTEDYEGLRFNTAISQMMVFINEAYKADTIAKDYVEGFVKMLSPVCPHIAEELWEKLGNEGTITYAAWPTFDESKLVEDEVEIVVQVNGKLKAKLYVPSDATREKMEEIALADDAVKESIEGKTVRKVIAVPGKLVNIVAN; encoded by the coding sequence ATGTCATTTCAACATCAGTCCATTGAACAAAAATGGCAAAAGTATTGGGAAGAAAACAAAACATTCAAAACGCATGAAGAAAAAGGGAAAGAAAAATTCTACGCATTAGACATGTTCCCTTATCCATCCGGAGCAGGCCTTCACGTAGGTCACCCGGAAGGTTACACAGCAACAGATATCCTTTCCCGCATGAAGCGTATGCAAGGGCAAAATGTCCTTCATCCAATGGGTTGGGATGCATTCGGTCTACCAGCAGAGCAATATGCTTTGGACACAGGAAACGACCCAGCGGAATTCACGGAACAAAACATCAACACTTTCCGCAGACAAATCAAGTCCCTGGGCTTCTCCTATGACTGGGATCGCGAAGTAAACACAACAGATCCTGAGTACTATAAGTGGACACAATGGATTTTCTTAAAGCTTTACGAAAAAGGCTTGGCATATGTGGATGAAGTACCTGTGAACTGGTGCCCTGCACTTGGTACAGTTTTAGCGAATGAAGAAGTAATCGACGGGAAATCCGAACGTGGCGGACACCCAGTAGAACGCCGTCCGATGCGACAATGGATTCTTAGAATAACTGAATACGCAGATCGCCTATTGGAAGACTTGAACGAATTGGATTGGCCGGAAAGCTTAAAGGATATGCAACGCAACTGGATCGGTCGTTCAGAAGGTGCAAATGTACATTTCAGCATTGACGGTACAGATGAGAACTTCACCGTTTTCACGACACGTCCAGACACGCTTTTCGGTGCAACTTATGCAGTTTTGGCTCCTGAGCATCCATTAGTGAAAAAAATCACAACTGATGAACAACGTGATGCAGTTGAAGCGTATATCACAAAAGTTCAAAGCAAAAGCGACCTTGAACGTACAGAACTTTCCAAAGAAAAGTCAGGCGAGTTCACTGGTGCATTCGCAGTAAACCCAGCAAATGGTGAGAAATTGCCAATCTGGATTGCCGACTACGTATTAATGAGCTACGGAACTGGTGCTATCATGGCAGTACCTGCGCATGACGAGCGCGACTGGGAATTCGCAACGAAATTCGACCTTCCAATTGTAGAAGTAGTGGCAGGTGGCGATGTTTCCAAAGAAGCTTACACTGGTGACGGCGAACACGTTAACTCTGATTTCTTAAACGGCCTTGGAAAAGAAGAAGCTATCTCCAACATGATCGAATGGTTAGCTGCCAATGAAAAAGGCGAAAAGAAAGTATCCTACCGTCTTCGTGACTGGTTGTTCAGTCGTCAGCGTTACTGGGGCGAGCCGATTCCAATCATCCATTGGGAAGATGGCACGACCACAGCGGTTCCGGAAGATCAGCTTCCACTCGTACTACCAAAAACAACGGAAATCCGTCCATCCGGTACAGGCGAATCCCCGCTTGCTGCCATTGAGGACTGGGTGAATGTAGTAGACCCTGAAACAGGCAAAAAAGGTCGCCGTGAAACAAACACGATGCCGCAATGGGGCGGAAGCTGCTGGTACTACTTGCGCTATATCGACCCGAAAAACAGCGAACAGCTTGCAGATCCTGAAAAACTAAAAGAATGGTTGCCGGTTGACATCTACATCGGTGGCGCAGAGCACGCGGTACTTCACTTACTATACGCACGCTTCTGGCACAAATTCTTATATGATATCGGTGTGGTTCCAACAAAAGAGCCATTCCAAAAGCTTTTCAACCAAGGAATGATCCTTGGCGAAAATAACGAAAAAATGAGTAAATCCAAAGGGAATGTCGTAAACCCTGACCACATCGTGGAATCCCATGGTGCGGACACCCTTCGTCTATACGAAATGTTCATGGGACCACTTGAAGCATCCATCGCATGGTCCACCAACGGACTAGACGGATCTCGCCGCTTCTTGGATCGCGTCTGGAGATTGTTTGTTGAAGAAAACGGCAAACTAAGCTCCAAAGTTGCCGAAGTAACGGAAGAAGATACACTTGAAAAAACATATCATGCTACTGTGAAAAAAGTGACAGAAGACTATGAAGGCCTACGTTTCAACACGGCTATCTCTCAAATGATGGTCTTCATCAACGAAGCTTACAAAGCGGACACCATTGCGAAAGATTACGTAGAAGGCTTCGTTAAAATGCTTTCCCCAGTCTGCCCGCACATCGCTGAGGAGCTTTGGGAGAAACTTGGCAACGAAGGAACTATCACATACGCTGCTTGGCCAACATTCGATGAATCCAAACTAGTCGAAGATGAAGTCGAAATCGTTGTCCAAGTGAACGGTAAACTAAAAGCGAAACTTTATGTTCCATCTGACGCTACCCGCGAAAAAATGGAAGAAATAGCACTTGCCGATGACGCTGTAAAAGAAAGCATCGAAGGCAAGACAGTACGCAAAGTCATTGCTGTTCCAGGGAAACTTGTGAACATCGTTGCGAACTAA
- a CDS encoding GntP family permease, whose amino-acid sequence MWSMIGLIGGLALLIFLTMRGMNLLVVGPLSALFVALLSGMPLFPQLVAEGEVNFVSSYMGGFSSFVTSWYLMFLLGAIFGKVMEDSGAADSVSKLVVDKLGMKFAVLAIVAACAILTYGGVSLFVVAFSVYPMAISLFKQANLPRRFIPAALAFGSVTFTMTSAGSPEIQNWIPIEYLGTSPYAGAEVSAIVAVFMMIFGYWWLKRMISKAVGRGETFVSRDSDPTMDSERPLPNPFLSFIPLIVVLVISYIFHDDLKQSALIIALLGGIITTYILGRKYFKNFWNAISEGTMGALIAIGNTAAVVGFGGVAKAVPAFGTVVEAMTNIPGSPLIGAAIAVSVIAGMTGSASGGQVIALPLIAPHYMDMGVNPEALHRTVAISSGALDSLPHNGYVVTTVRAICGETHQAAYGPVAAVTVIVPLIGLAIAIALFSMGLGI is encoded by the coding sequence ATGTGGAGTATGATTGGTCTTATCGGCGGTTTGGCATTATTAATTTTTTTAACGATGAGAGGCATGAACCTTCTTGTAGTAGGTCCATTGTCCGCACTATTTGTAGCACTTTTAAGTGGAATGCCGTTATTTCCACAACTGGTCGCTGAAGGGGAAGTAAACTTTGTCAGCAGTTATATGGGCGGCTTCTCGTCCTTTGTGACTTCCTGGTACCTTATGTTCTTACTTGGTGCCATTTTTGGAAAAGTAATGGAAGATAGCGGAGCGGCAGATTCCGTTTCCAAGTTGGTAGTTGATAAGCTTGGCATGAAATTTGCTGTCCTGGCCATTGTTGCAGCTTGTGCCATTTTGACTTACGGGGGAGTAAGCTTGTTCGTTGTTGCATTCTCCGTTTATCCGATGGCAATCAGCTTGTTCAAACAGGCTAACCTGCCACGCCGATTCATTCCGGCAGCATTGGCATTCGGTTCTGTAACTTTTACCATGACGTCTGCCGGGTCTCCGGAGATCCAGAATTGGATTCCGATTGAATATCTAGGCACAAGTCCATATGCAGGAGCGGAAGTAAGTGCAATAGTTGCCGTGTTTATGATGATATTCGGTTATTGGTGGTTGAAGCGTATGATTTCAAAGGCAGTAGGACGTGGTGAAACGTTTGTTTCGAGAGATAGCGATCCTACAATGGATAGTGAGAGGCCATTGCCTAATCCGTTTTTGAGTTTTATTCCATTGATTGTTGTACTAGTAATCTCGTATATTTTCCATGATGATTTAAAGCAATCTGCGCTAATTATCGCATTACTAGGTGGTATCATCACGACTTATATACTTGGAAGAAAATACTTCAAGAACTTCTGGAATGCAATCTCAGAAGGGACGATGGGGGCTTTGATTGCCATCGGTAACACGGCGGCGGTCGTTGGATTCGGTGGAGTTGCCAAGGCGGTGCCAGCTTTCGGAACGGTCGTTGAGGCAATGACCAATATCCCGGGAAGCCCGCTTATCGGGGCGGCAATTGCAGTCAGTGTGATCGCAGGTATGACGGGATCTGCTTCTGGCGGTCAGGTTATCGCCTTGCCATTGATTGCGCCGCATTATATGGACATGGGCGTCAATCCTGAAGCGCTTCATCGTACAGTTGCCATTTCTTCCGGTGCGCTCGATTCCTTGCCGCATAACGGTTATGTTGTAACAACTGTCCGTGCAATCTGTGGAGAAACGCATCAGGCGGCATATGGCCCTGTTGCAGCAGTGACGGTCATCGTTCCGTTGATTGGATTGGCAATTGCTATCGCATTGTTCTCTATGGGACTAGGAATCTAA
- a CDS encoding 3-hydroxybutyrate dehydrogenase has protein sequence MVKDKVVLITGAAQGIGYEIGKQFAEAGAKVVLTDLHEENVVEAGEGLNRLGLTARGLRCDVTSEEELKSAIDATVSEFGRLDVLINNAGLQYVSMLEDFPTEKFELLTRVMLVAPFVATKYAFPVMKAQGFGRILNMASINGLVGFAGKAAYNSAKHGVIGLTKVSALEGAADGITVNALCPGYVDTPLVRGQLKDLAETRKVPLEKVLEEVIYPLVPQRRLLEVKEIADYAMFLSSDAAGGVTGQAVVIDGGYTVQ, from the coding sequence GTGGTTAAAGATAAAGTTGTTCTCATCACGGGGGCAGCCCAAGGAATAGGATACGAAATAGGAAAACAATTTGCCGAAGCAGGTGCAAAGGTCGTGCTAACGGATTTGCATGAGGAGAATGTAGTAGAGGCGGGAGAAGGCTTGAACCGCCTTGGGTTGACTGCCAGAGGGCTGCGTTGTGATGTAACATCCGAGGAAGAGTTGAAATCCGCGATTGATGCAACGGTTTCTGAATTCGGACGACTGGATGTACTGATTAATAATGCAGGCCTACAATATGTATCCATGTTGGAGGACTTTCCGACTGAAAAGTTCGAGCTCCTTACTCGGGTGATGCTTGTAGCTCCTTTTGTCGCGACAAAGTATGCTTTTCCTGTGATGAAAGCTCAAGGATTCGGAAGGATTTTGAATATGGCTTCCATCAATGGCTTGGTTGGATTTGCCGGAAAAGCCGCATATAACAGCGCTAAACACGGAGTAATCGGGTTGACGAAGGTCTCAGCCTTAGAGGGAGCCGCAGATGGAATCACCGTCAATGCACTCTGTCCTGGCTACGTGGATACACCGCTTGTCCGCGGGCAGTTAAAAGATCTTGCAGAAACAAGAAAAGTACCATTGGAAAAAGTATTGGAAGAAGTCATCTACCCATTGGTACCGCAGCGCAGACTACTGGAAGTGAAGGAAATTGCCGATTATGCAATGTTTTTAAGCAGCGATGCAGCTGGAGGCGTAACAGGTCAGGCAGTCGTAATCGATGGTGGCTACACTGTGCAATAA